Part of the Streptomyces sp. RFCAC02 genome is shown below.
CGCTGACGCTGTCGGGCCGGATGCTGCTGCCCGGATAGCCCTTCGCGGCCTCGATGTCCTCGTCGAAGCTCCCGGGGGAGGAGACCACGTAGTTCTGCTCGCCCTCGGGCAGCAGCCCCATCACGAAGTGGTCGTTGATCTCCACCCGCTCGTAGGGCTGCGCCTCGATGAGGTCCATGCCGCCCGCCTGTGCCCCCTGCGGGAGGAGGAGGACCACCGCGGCGGCGGCAGCGGCGCCGGTGATCAGGGAACGCTTCAGGGACGAGTGTCCGGTCATGAATCCTCCAACGGTCCGTCATTGGCCGGTCATGAGGTAAGACGCGGACGGCACGGCGGATCTATCCGCCCGGTGCCGGCGCGTCATGTCCGCCGTGACGCGCCGCCGCCGGACCGCTCGACGAGTGCCGCGACGCCGTCCAGCATCCGGTCGAGCCCGAACTCGAAGAGCGACGTGAGGTCGAGCGTGTACTCGTCCAGTTCGAAGAGCGCCCCCAGCGTGGGGTAGTCCCCCGTGGACTGGACCGCGGCCGCCCGCGCCTCGTTCGCCGCCAGCCACTCGTCGGCGGTCATGCCGGTGTCCTGCCACGCCCGCGACTCCGACTCCGCGGCCATCGCGACGCCCTGGACGAAGCCGAAGAGGGACAGGTGGACGTGCAGCATCTGGGGAGCGGTGAGCCCGAGGCCGCTCAGGGCGTTCAGGACCCGCTCGGTGTACCGCATCGCGTGGGGGGACGCCATCGGCCGGGTGAACGTGGCCATCACGCCGGCCAGCCAGGGGTGGCGCTCGTACCGTGTCCACAGCCAGCGGCACTCCGCCGCCAGGCGCTCGCGCCAGCCGGCCGGCTCGGGCCCCGGCGGCCCGTCGCTGAAGACCGTCTCCGACATCAGGCGGATCAGTTCGCCCCGGTTCGGCACGTGCCGGTACAGGGCCATGGTGGAGACGCCGAACTCGGCGGCCACGCGGCGCATGGAGAGGGCGGCGAACCCCTCGGTGTCGGCCAGCGCGATCGAGGTCCGGACGATCCGCTCCCGGGTGAGGCCCCGGCCGGCCGGCACATGGCGTTCGCGCCGGGGCTCGGTGACGACCGTGCCGACGCCCCGGACGGCGTGGACCAGCCCCTCCTGGCGCAGGGTGGTGAGGACCTTCGTGGCGGTCGCCATCGCGACGCCCCACTGCGCGGTGATGTCCCGGGTCGACGGCACCCGGTCGCCGGGGGCGAGGTCGCCGGACTCGATGCGGCGGCGGATGCGTCCGGCGATACGGAGGTAGGGCGGTTCGTCGGCCATCCCCCCACCGTACTAGTGCACCGGTCACGCGTACTCCCGGGTCGGAGCGTCCCTTCGGGCGGTGCACTAGGGAACTGTTTGTGGCGTACGCGGCGGGCCGTTTCCATGACGCCCATGCAGCACACATCAGGCCCCCGTGCGGGCCGCAAGGAGTGGACGGCCCTCGTCGTCCTGATGCTCCCCCTGCTCCTGGTCTCGATGGACGTCTCGGTCCTCTACTTCACGATCCCCGCCATCAGCAGCGACCTCGGCCCCACCGCCACACAGCAGTTGTGGATCCTCGACGTCTACGGCTTCGTCCTCGCCGGGCTGCTCATCACCATGGGAACGCTCGGCGACCGGATCGGCCGGCGTGCCCTGCTCCTCGGGGGCGCCGCGGTCTTCGGCGCGGCATCGCTGGCCGCCGCGTACGCGCACTCGCCGGGGGCGCTCATCGCCGCCCGCGCGCTGCTCGGCGTGGGCGGCGCGGCCCTCATGCCGTCGACACTCGCCCTGATACGCAACCTCTTCCGCGACGAGCGGCAGCGCGGGAAGGCGGTCACCCTGTGGACGGCCGTCATGACGTCGGGCATCTCGCTCGGCCCCGTGATCAGCGGACTGCTGCTCGAACACTTCTGGTGGGGCTCGGTCTTCGTGATCAACCTCCCCGCGATGGTCCTGCTGCTCGTGCTGGTGCCGTTCCTGGTGCCGGAGTTCAAGCCGTCGGGACCCGGCCGGTTCGACCTGCTGAGCGCGGTGCTGTCGCTCGCGGCCCTCCTCCCGGTCATCCACGGCGTCAAGACGATGGCCCAGGACGGGTTCGAAGCCGCCCCCGCCCTGACCGTCGTCGCCGGCCTGGCGGTCGGCGCCCTCTTCGTCCGCCGGCAGCGGCGTCTCGACCACCCGATGATCGACCTGTCCCTGCTGGGGCGGCGCACCTTCGGCGGGCCGCTGCTGGCGAACCTGCTGGCCATGTTCGCCACGGTCGGCATGGCGGTCTACCTGACGCAGTACCTCCAATCCGTCCTCGGCATGGACCCGTTCGAGGCCGCGCTGTGGAGTCTGGTCCCGGCCGCCGGTGTGTCCGTGACGGCTCCGGTGGCCGCGGCGCTGGCGCAGCGCGTCGACCGCGCGTACGTCATGGGCGGCGGCTTCCTCGTCTCCGCCACCGGGTTCTTCGCGCTGACCTTCGTCCACGCCGATTCGGCGCTCTGGTACGTCCTCGTCTGCGCCGCCCTGTACGCGGGCGGCCTGGTCGCGGCCATGACGCTCGCCAACGAACTCGCGCTCGGCGCCGCCCCGCCGGAGCGCGCGGGGTCGGCCGCCGCCGTGCTCGAATCGGGCCACGAACTCGGCGGGGCACTGGGCATGGCGCTGCTCGGGTCCATCGGCGCCGCCGTCTACGGCCGGGACATGGCCGACGCGGTGCCGGCCGGCGTACCGGACGCCGACGCGGTCCGGGAGACCCTGGGCGGGGCGATGGCGGTCACGGCCCGCCTGCCGGAGGCCACGGCGGACACCGTGCTGAGCGCCGCCCGCGACGCCTTCAGCCACGGCATGGGTGTCGCCGCGATCGGCGCGACCGCGGTCATGGCCGGCTCGGCCCTCTTCTCGTTCCTCCTCCTGCGGGGCGCGGGCACCGCGCCGGAGCACCCGGCCGGGACGGCGGAACCCGACCACGCCACCGCCGGGGTCTGACACGGCGCCGGCCGCGCGCGACGATGGCGACCGGACCCTTCCCCGGCGGTCGGGCCGCCATTACCCTCCTGTCCCGGGAGCGCACCGGAACGACATCTTTCACCGAGGGGCCGCGGGCACCGCCCGCGGCCGACCGATCGACGTCGGAAGTGTGGTGTCCCGTGACGACCGAGAGTCCGATGGCCTCCCAGGACGGCAGGCGGAGGAGACGCGTCCGCTTCGACGCGCGCGGGCTCCGCGCCGACCTGCGGGCGGCCGTACCTGACGCGTCGATGGCGCTCCTGGCCACGGCGCTGATCTACTGGCTGCTCCGCACCCGGGTGGAGAACGGCACGTCGGCGACGGTGCAGGTGATGCCGATGCTGGCGGACGCCGACGCGTTCTGGATGTACTGGATGTGCCAGGCGTTCGGCTGGTCCGCGCTGCTGTGGTCGTACATCACCGTGGTCCTGGGGCTGCTGCGCTCCGGACCGCGGCCCCGCCGGTCGTGGTTGCCGGCCGCGCGGGTGGAGAGGTGGCACCGGACGACCAGCCTCACCACCATGGGCCTGATGTTCATGCACGCGCTGTTCTTCTTCGCGGACCAGTTGCGTACCAACCAGCAGCAGTGGGCCTTCGGCAGGAGCCTGTGGACCGCCTTCGTGGACGTCTTCGTGCCCGGCGGATACGCCACGGGGACGGGCCGGATCGCGATCCTCATCGGCCTGCTCGCCCTCTACCTCTCCGTCCCGCTCGGCCTGGCGTTCTACATGCGGCACACCACCGGCCCCCGGATGTGGCGGGCACTGCACCGCTCGGTGATCGTTGTCTACGTGCTGAGCGTGTGGCACACCCTCCTGTACGGAACCAACGTCTGGTACGACGGGGCGTTCCGCACGCTGGTCTGGGCGCTGCAGATGCCCGTCGCCGCGCTCTTCCTGCTCCGCCTGCTGCTGCCAGCGCGTCCGGGCGAGCGGCTGCGCCCGCGGGGCCGCACGCTGTCCCTGACGGCACGGGTGGCCGGGCGGATCGCCGCCGCGGCCACCGTGCTGGGCCTGTTCGCCGTCGTCCTGAGCGGTGTCGACGGCGGTCGGGACCCCGACGCGACGGGGCCGTCCCCGGGCCTGTGGCCCGACCGGTGGGTCATCTGGCTCGGCCTGCTCGTGTTCACGCTCGCCCTCGTCGCCGTGGCGTACCGGCGCCGCCCGACGGCCGTACGACCGCCCCGGAACAGCGGTGCCCGAGCAGCGAACGGCGGCGGGTGAGGTCAGGCCGGTGGGATCGGTCGCGGGTCGGGCGTCGGCAGGAGGACGACCGCACCGAGGGGCAGGTTGACGAGAAAGACGGCGGGCCGGCCGAAGGTGTCGGTCAGGAGGCCGCCGAGCAGTGGGCCGAGGACCACGGCCAGTGCGGTCACCGCGCCCCGCAGGCCGATGATCCGTGCGCGACGGGCCGGGACGGGGTGCCCCTGGGCGAGCGTGGGTGGACATCGGGCCGGCTGCGGGGTGGCGTCCACCTTGCCACCTTGCCACCTCGACCCGGGCCGAGGTCAAAGCGGTCCGCCACCGGAGCCGGCACCCCGCGCGGTGTCCGTGGTGCCCGGGTGCTCACCGCGGGTAGGGGAGCAGGGCCATGTCCCGGGCGTTCTTGATCGCCGTGGCCATCTGCCGCTGCTGCTGGACGGTCAGACGGGTGACGCGCCGGCTGCGGATCTTGCCCCGGTCGGAGATGAACTTCCGCAGCAGGTCGGTGTCCTTGTAGTCGATGACGGTGATGCCCGCCGCGATCAGCGGGTTCGGGCGGGGCCGCGGGGGCCTGCCGGTGCGGGAGGGACGCTTCGGCATGAGGGGTGGACGCTCCTTCGTCTCCGCCGCCGGGACGGGCGGGCGCCCCGGCGCAGCTTGATGAAAATGATTGCCGTTTCCGTATACTACCCGCATGGCGAGAAACGACATCCGTCCGGTCATCAAGCTGCGCTCGACCGCCGGCACCGGCTACACGTATGTGACCCGCAAGAACCGCAGGAACAACCCAGACCGTCTGGAACTGCGGAAGTACGACCCGGTGGCCCGCCGGCACGTGCTCTTCCGCGAGGAGCGCTGATGGGCGCCGACCCGTACGCGTCGAGCGCGCCCTACATCGACCCGCTGATAGCGGGCTTCTGGTACGGCATCGCACCGGCCCTGGTGGACGAACTGCGGACGCTGCGCGCGGACATCGGGCCGGTCGTCGACATCGGCGCCGGTTCGGGGCGCGGCGTGCGCGTGATCCACGACGCCCTGCCGGACGCCCCCGTCCTGGCCGTGGAGCCCTCCGTGCCGATGCGGGCCGCGCTCCTCGCGCGGCTGGCCGACGACCCCCTGCTGGGCGACCGCGTGACCGTGACGGCCTCGGACGCCCTGGACTGCCCGCTTCCCGACCGGATGCGGGCTGCCGTGTGCATGAACATGCTCGGTCATCTGGCGCCGGACGAGCGGCGGTCGTTCTGGAGACGGCTGGCGCGGCGCCTCGCCCCCGGGGAGCGATCTTCGTCAACAACCCGCCCCCGACGACCCCGCGCGCGGTGCGGCTCACCGAGGGGCCGTCCTTCCGTGTCGGGGAGACGGAGTACCGGAGCCGGTCGGAGGCCGAACCCTCGGGCGAGCGGCGCGTCGTGTGGCGCATGACCCACGAGGAGCTGCGGCAGGGCGAACGGATCGCCTCGGTCACCACCGAGTACGACTGGTGGGTCGTCACCGGGGAGCAATTGCGCGAGGAGTGGGCCGCGGAAGGGCTCACGGCCCGCGAGTGCGCGGCGGGCGCCTTCCACGCGGTCACCGCCGCGCAGCCGGCCGGACCTCCGCGCTGAGACGGCCGCCGGGGGCGGGGCTCCGGAGCCCCGCCCCCGGCCGGCGCCGTCAGGGGACGGGGGTGAGCAGGCGGTCGAAGCCCGAGCCGATGCGCGCCCAACTGCCCGGTCCCGCCGCGTACTCGGCCTCGGTGAGCAGGCAGGACTCCAGCACCGTCGCCAGGCCGTCCGTGTCGAGACCGGGGGAGACGAAGACCAGGTGCTGCTCCCGGTCGCCGTGCTCCGGGTGCCAGTCCAGGGCGGCCGCCGCCCGCCGCGCGGCGGGGACCCGCTGCCACGCCTCGTCGGGCGAGGCCACGAGCCAGAGCCCGGCGTCGTTCACGCACAGCGCCCC
Proteins encoded:
- a CDS encoding ferric reductase-like transmembrane domain-containing protein; this translates as MASQDGRRRRRVRFDARGLRADLRAAVPDASMALLATALIYWLLRTRVENGTSATVQVMPMLADADAFWMYWMCQAFGWSALLWSYITVVLGLLRSGPRPRRSWLPAARVERWHRTTSLTTMGLMFMHALFFFADQLRTNQQQWAFGRSLWTAFVDVFVPGGYATGTGRIAILIGLLALYLSVPLGLAFYMRHTTGPRMWRALHRSVIVVYVLSVWHTLLYGTNVWYDGAFRTLVWALQMPVAALFLLRLLLPARPGERLRPRGRTLSLTARVAGRIAAAATVLGLFAVVLSGVDGGRDPDATGPSPGLWPDRWVIWLGLLVFTLALVAVAYRRRPTAVRPPRNSGARAANGGG
- the rpmG gene encoding 50S ribosomal protein L33, which translates into the protein MARNDIRPVIKLRSTAGTGYTYVTRKNRRNNPDRLELRKYDPVARRHVLFREER
- a CDS encoding MFS transporter; the protein is MDATPQPARCPPTLAQGHPVPARRARIIGLRGAVTALAVVLGPLLGGLLTDTFGRPAVFLVNLPLGAVVLLPTPDPRPIPPA
- the rpsR gene encoding 30S ribosomal protein S18, yielding MPKRPSRTGRPPRPRPNPLIAAGITVIDYKDTDLLRKFISDRGKIRSRRVTRLTVQQQRQMATAIKNARDMALLPYPR
- a CDS encoding TetR/AcrR family transcriptional regulator C-terminal domain-containing protein, with protein sequence MADEPPYLRIAGRIRRRIESGDLAPGDRVPSTRDITAQWGVAMATATKVLTTLRQEGLVHAVRGVGTVVTEPRRERHVPAGRGLTRERIVRTSIALADTEGFAALSMRRVAAEFGVSTMALYRHVPNRGELIRLMSETVFSDGPPGPEPAGWRERLAAECRWLWTRYERHPWLAGVMATFTRPMASPHAMRYTERVLNALSGLGLTAPQMLHVHLSLFGFVQGVAMAAESESRAWQDTGMTADEWLAANEARAAAVQSTGDYPTLGALFELDEYTLDLTSLFEFGLDRMLDGVAALVERSGGGASRRT
- a CDS encoding class I SAM-dependent methyltransferase, with translation MGADPYASSAPYIDPLIAGFWYGIAPALVDELRTLRADIGPVVDIGAGSGRGVRVIHDALPDAPVLAVEPSVPMRAALLARLADDPLLGDRVTVTASDALDCPLPDRMRAAVCMNMLGHLAPDERRSFWRRLARRLAPGERSSSTTRPRRPRARCGSPRGRPSVSGRRSTGAGRRPNPRASGASCGA
- a CDS encoding MFS transporter, producing the protein MQHTSGPRAGRKEWTALVVLMLPLLLVSMDVSVLYFTIPAISSDLGPTATQQLWILDVYGFVLAGLLITMGTLGDRIGRRALLLGGAAVFGAASLAAAYAHSPGALIAARALLGVGGAALMPSTLALIRNLFRDERQRGKAVTLWTAVMTSGISLGPVISGLLLEHFWWGSVFVINLPAMVLLLVLVPFLVPEFKPSGPGRFDLLSAVLSLAALLPVIHGVKTMAQDGFEAAPALTVVAGLAVGALFVRRQRRLDHPMIDLSLLGRRTFGGPLLANLLAMFATVGMAVYLTQYLQSVLGMDPFEAALWSLVPAAGVSVTAPVAAALAQRVDRAYVMGGGFLVSATGFFALTFVHADSALWYVLVCAALYAGGLVAAMTLANELALGAAPPERAGSAAAVLESGHELGGALGMALLGSIGAAVYGRDMADAVPAGVPDADAVRETLGGAMAVTARLPEATADTVLSAARDAFSHGMGVAAIGATAVMAGSALFSFLLLRGAGTAPEHPAGTAEPDHATAGV